Proteins found in one Oncorhynchus mykiss isolate Arlee chromosome 17, USDA_OmykA_1.1, whole genome shotgun sequence genomic segment:
- the LOC110494016 gene encoding interferon-induced protein 44-like: MGGAESTPALTPTPTPPPKKEFDQQWRKTCWSKEERDHMVDDLRSFKLSDPDVGQLRCLLYGPISAGKSSFINSVNNVFQNRTTSGALVASASGFSFTTTYDTHYIQGRSGEKRLPFAFNDVMGLETQKKGLHPDDIINALKGHLPEGYEFNTVHPLSDQKKEFIQNPSLSDKTHCLVSIVSADKISLMPVDVIAKMKNIRAEASRLKIPQVVVMTMPDKACELVNKDVKRIFYSKAIKEKMQICSNELGLPMNCILPVKNYHEEGMLDNDMDILILNAMTQIMNFANDYLWNLQQHANQKNNKY; the protein is encoded by the exons ATGGGTGGAGCTGAATCAACGCCAGCActgacaccaacaccaacacccccaccaaagAAGG AATTTGACCAACAATGGAGGAAAACATGTTGGAG taaagaagagagagaccacATGGTGGATGATCTGAGAAGCTTTAAACTGAGTGATCCTGACGTGGGTCAGCTCAGATGCCTGCTATATGGACCAATCAGTGCAGGAAAGTCCAGCTTCATCAACTCAGTCAACAATGTCTTCCAAAATCGGACAACAAGTGGTGCCCTGGTAGCTTCTGCCTCTGGCTTTAGCTTCACCACAACA tATGACACACACTACATTCAAGGCCGTTCAGGAGAAAAACGTCTTCCCTTTGCATTCAATGATGTCATGGGTCTGGAAACACAAAAAAAAGGGCTGCACCctgatgacatcatcaatgcTCTGAAGGGCCATCTACCAGAGGGCTATGAG TTCAATACTGTCCACCCATTATCAGACCAAAAAAAGGAATTCATTCAGAATCCCAGTTTAAGTGACAAAACTCACTGCCTGGTGAGTATTGTGTCAGCGGACAAAATCTCTCTCATGCCAGTGGATGTCATAGCCAAGATGAAGAACATCAGGGCAGAAGCCAGCAGACTAA AAATTCCTCAAGTTGTTGTCATGACCATGCCAGACAAGGCTTGTGAGCTGGTGAACAAGGATGTGAAGAGAATCTTCTACAGCAAGGCGATCAAAGAGAAG ATGCAGATCTGCAGTAATGAGCTAGGCCTTCCCATGAACTGCATCCTGCCAGTGAAGAACTACCACGAGGAGGGGATGCTGGATAACGACATGGATATCCTGATACTGAACGCCATGACCCAGATTATGAACTTCGCCAACGACTACCTCTGGAACCTCCAACAACATGCAAATCAAAAAAATAATAAGTATTAA